From the Chloroflexota bacterium genome, one window contains:
- a CDS encoding Rieske 2Fe-2S domain-containing protein, translated as MLSKEENELLTRVGPGTPMGDLMREYWMPALMSEELAAPDCEPVRLKLLGEDLIAFRDTNGQVGVIANSCPHRGASLFYSRNEEGGLRCVYHGWKFDVRGNCIDMPSEPPESRFIDKVRAITYRTQERGGFVWVYMGPRETPPPLPSLVANLQPEGAYTINAYYTECNWMQSLEGDYDTSHVSFLHAGARKPEEIEEPDVTFEKYALKTRWARHFVKDTEFGCTSGNNRPAEEDSTYWRVAHFLFPFYAMIPASFREKSFIAVVPMDDENSMRWHVSCRDRSEPPRPGFGGATEVDGLPTSFHRDASKNGTGWYDRFKIAGNARNDYLIDREAQRRKQGGLGFSGIPGRGQDNGMTESMGVIYKRDQEHLGVTDAGIIRMRRRLARAAIALREDGTPPPGVDSPELYMVQSISTILPNGVNGIEATLDHQWANLRAMEMAEG; from the coding sequence ATGCTGAGCAAGGAAGAGAACGAACTCCTGACCAGGGTAGGCCCCGGCACGCCGATGGGCGATCTCATGCGGGAGTACTGGATGCCCGCATTGATGTCTGAGGAGCTGGCCGCCCCGGACTGTGAACCGGTCCGGCTCAAGCTGCTGGGTGAGGACCTCATCGCCTTCCGCGACACGAACGGTCAGGTGGGCGTCATTGCCAACTCCTGTCCCCACCGCGGCGCTTCGCTCTTCTACAGCCGAAATGAGGAGGGCGGCCTCCGCTGTGTGTACCACGGCTGGAAGTTCGACGTGCGCGGCAACTGCATCGACATGCCGTCGGAGCCGCCTGAGAGCCGGTTCATCGACAAGGTGAGGGCCATTACGTATCGCACGCAGGAGCGCGGCGGCTTCGTGTGGGTGTACATGGGCCCCCGGGAGACCCCGCCGCCGCTGCCCTCGCTGGTCGCGAACCTGCAGCCGGAGGGCGCGTACACCATCAACGCCTACTACACGGAGTGCAACTGGATGCAGTCGCTGGAGGGCGACTACGACACGAGCCACGTCAGCTTCCTCCACGCGGGCGCCCGCAAGCCGGAGGAGATCGAGGAGCCCGACGTGACCTTTGAGAAGTACGCCCTCAAGACCCGCTGGGCGCGCCACTTCGTCAAGGATACGGAGTTCGGCTGCACGTCCGGCAACAACCGCCCGGCGGAGGAGGACAGCACCTACTGGCGCGTCGCCCATTTCCTCTTCCCCTTCTACGCCATGATCCCCGCCAGCTTCCGGGAGAAGTCCTTCATCGCCGTCGTCCCCATGGACGACGAGAACTCCATGCGCTGGCACGTCAGCTGCCGCGACCGCAGCGAGCCGCCCCGGCCGGGCTTCGGCGGGGCGACCGAGGTCGACGGGTTGCCGACGTCCTTCCACCGCGACGCGTCCAAGAACGGCACCGGCTGGTATGACCGCTTCAAGATCGCCGGCAACGCCCGCAACGACTACCTCATCGACCGTGAGGCACAGCGGCGGAAGCAAGGCGGCCTTGGCTTCAGCGGCATCCCCGGCCGCGGCCAGGACAACGGCATGACGGAGAGCATGGGCGTCATCTACAAGCGCGACCAGGAGCACCTCGGCGTGACGGACGCGGGCATCATCCGCATGCGCCGCCGTCTTGCGAGAGCGGCCATCGCCCTGCGGGAGGACGGCACCCCGCCGCCCGGCGTCGACAGCCCGGAGTTGTACATGGTACAGTCCATCTCCACCATCCTGCCCAACGGCGTCAACGGCATCGAGGCCACCCTGGACCACCAGTGGGCCAACTTGCGCGCCATGGAGATGGCGGAAGGATAG
- the ffh gene encoding signal recognition particle protein, with amino-acid sequence MFDALGEKLSAVFQRLGGKGRLTEKDIDEALKEVRVALLEADVNFRVAREFVAKVKERCLDADLLQGLNPGQQVVKVVNEELTIILSAGDHRLHHGTNATAVLMLVGLQGSGKTTTAAKLALNLAAASRTKPMLVAADLRRPAAVDQLAALGRQLDIPVYQESPLSSTALRAAENGAAEAARQGCPWAIIDTGGRLQIDDELMEELAEIKKAVNPEEVVLVVDAMTGQEAVNAASAFNERVGLTGLILTKMDGDARGGAALSISAVTGVPVKFMGVGEKTDELEPFYPGRLASRILGMGDMLTLIERAQDAVDREQAEEMERKLRKATFDLQDFLDQLRAVQKMGPLGQVLEMIPGMKGRLNVDEVDDGHLKSVEAIVLSMTPRERRDPNVLNASRRRRIALGSGTSVQEVNQLLNQFRQMQRMMKQFSGGKGRGMAQLQQMMRR; translated from the coding sequence ATGTTTGACGCGCTTGGCGAAAAGCTCTCCGCCGTCTTCCAACGGCTTGGGGGCAAGGGCCGACTCACAGAGAAGGATATAGACGAGGCGCTCAAGGAGGTACGCGTTGCCCTGCTGGAGGCCGATGTCAACTTCCGAGTCGCGCGGGAGTTCGTCGCGAAAGTCAAGGAGCGGTGCCTCGACGCAGACCTGTTGCAAGGGCTGAATCCCGGCCAGCAGGTGGTCAAAGTCGTCAATGAGGAGCTGACGATCATCCTCAGCGCAGGCGACCATCGCCTGCATCACGGCACCAACGCAACCGCCGTACTCATGCTCGTGGGACTGCAGGGCTCAGGCAAGACGACTACCGCTGCCAAGCTCGCCCTCAATCTCGCTGCGGCCAGCCGCACCAAGCCGATGCTCGTTGCTGCGGACCTGCGCCGCCCTGCGGCAGTCGACCAGCTTGCCGCCCTCGGCAGGCAGCTTGACATACCTGTCTACCAGGAATCGCCATTGTCGTCGACGGCCTTGCGTGCAGCCGAGAACGGCGCAGCCGAGGCGGCGCGGCAGGGCTGCCCGTGGGCCATTATCGACACCGGGGGCCGCCTCCAGATCGACGACGAACTCATGGAGGAGCTCGCCGAGATCAAGAAGGCCGTTAATCCAGAGGAGGTCGTCCTAGTCGTCGACGCCATGACTGGTCAGGAAGCCGTTAACGCCGCCTCCGCATTCAACGAGCGTGTCGGTCTGACAGGCCTGATCCTCACCAAGATGGACGGCGACGCGAGAGGCGGTGCGGCACTTTCCATCAGCGCGGTCACCGGAGTGCCCGTTAAGTTCATGGGCGTGGGCGAAAAGACGGATGAGCTGGAGCCGTTCTACCCGGGTCGGCTCGCCTCCCGCATCCTGGGCATGGGCGACATGCTCACCCTCATCGAGCGGGCGCAGGATGCCGTCGACCGGGAGCAGGCCGAGGAGATGGAACGCAAGCTCCGCAAGGCCACGTTTGACCTGCAGGACTTCCTGGACCAGCTCCGAGCGGTGCAGAAGATGGGACCGCTGGGCCAGGTGTTGGAGATGATCCCCGGCATGAAGGGCCGCCTGAACGTCGATGAGGTCGACGACGGCCACCTCAAGAGCGTCGAGGCCATCGTGCTGTCCATGACCCCTCGCGAGCGCCGCGACCCCAACGTGCTCAACGCCTCGCGGCGGAGGCGCATCGCTCTGGGCAGCGGCACCAGCGTGCAAGAGGTGAACCAGCTGCTAAACCAGTTCCGGCAGATGCAGCGCATGATGAAGCAGTTCTCCGGCGGCAAGGGCAGAGGCATGGCACAACTGCAGCAAATGATGCGCCGATAG
- a CDS encoding Rieske 2Fe-2S domain-containing protein, producing the protein MLSQQDNELITRTGPGTPMGEYLRRFWVPALLARELPEPDCPPVRVKIMSEELVAFRDTNGDVGLVDNYCPHRRASLFFGRNEECGIRCVYHGWKFDVNGDCVDMPSEPAESNFRDKVKIKSYPARDWGGFIWTYMGPAELMPELPEVGYAFVPESHRRVSRRVQESNFVQGVEGGIDSSHISYLHFGLTPTKRDDPANQSLSNRDGAPHFRVKTTSYGFVYGANREAEDDKYYWRLTPFMLPFFTIIPGGAGNADERTYSGHGWVPMDDDNCWMFTYSWNASRPLREDEGHSASFLELEPRTMRSVVNKDNDYGIDREVQRTQTFTGIKDISVQDASIQESMGPICDRTREHLGTSDAPIIAMRRMYLKACRELMEGAEPEVPRSGATFRVRSVAEVLDKSVTFDETTERVPVGA; encoded by the coding sequence ATGCTGAGCCAGCAGGACAACGAGCTGATCACCCGTACCGGGCCGGGCACGCCTATGGGCGAGTACCTTCGCCGGTTCTGGGTTCCCGCACTGCTTGCCCGCGAGCTTCCGGAGCCGGACTGCCCGCCCGTGCGCGTCAAGATCATGTCTGAGGAGTTGGTAGCTTTCCGCGACACCAACGGCGACGTCGGCCTCGTCGACAACTATTGCCCGCACCGCCGTGCGAGCCTGTTCTTCGGCCGCAACGAGGAGTGCGGCATCCGCTGCGTCTACCACGGCTGGAAGTTCGACGTGAACGGCGACTGCGTCGACATGCCGTCGGAGCCGGCGGAGAGCAACTTCAGGGACAAGGTGAAGATCAAGTCGTACCCCGCCCGCGACTGGGGCGGCTTCATCTGGACGTACATGGGTCCGGCGGAGCTCATGCCGGAACTGCCGGAGGTCGGCTACGCCTTCGTGCCGGAGAGCCACCGCAGGGTGTCCCGGCGCGTGCAGGAAAGCAACTTTGTGCAGGGCGTTGAGGGCGGCATAGACTCCAGCCACATCTCCTACCTCCACTTCGGCCTCACGCCCACCAAGCGTGACGACCCGGCAAACCAGAGCCTCTCCAACCGGGACGGCGCGCCCCACTTCAGGGTAAAGACGACTAGCTACGGCTTTGTCTACGGCGCCAACCGTGAGGCGGAGGACGACAAGTACTACTGGCGGCTCACGCCCTTCATGCTGCCCTTCTTCACCATCATCCCCGGCGGCGCCGGAAATGCGGACGAGCGCACCTACAGCGGCCACGGTTGGGTGCCCATGGACGACGACAACTGCTGGATGTTCACGTACAGCTGGAACGCCAGCAGGCCGCTCCGGGAGGACGAGGGCCACAGCGCCAGCTTCCTGGAGCTGGAGCCCCGCACCATGCGCTCCGTCGTGAACAAGGACAACGACTACGGCATCGACCGGGAGGTGCAGAGGACGCAGACCTTTACGGGAATCAAAGACATCTCGGTCCAGGACGCCAGCATCCAGGAGAGCATGGGCCCAATCTGCGACCGGACCAGGGAGCACCTCGGCACGTCCGACGCGCCCATCATCGCGATGCGCCGCATGTACCTGAAGGCGTGCCGGGAGTTGATGGAGGGCGCGGAACCCGAGGTTCCCCGCAGCGGCGCAACCTTCCGCGTCCGTTCTGTGGCCGAGGTGCTGGACAAGAGCGTCACTTTCGACGAGACCACAGAGCGGGTGCCCGTCGGCGCGTAG
- a CDS encoding Rieske 2Fe-2S domain-containing protein, with protein MLTREENEQVTRVGAGTLMGDALRRYWLPTLLTRELPEPDCTPVRLRLLGEDLVAFRDTNGEIGILDENCPHRLASLWLGRNEEAGLRCVYHGWKFDVHGNCIEQMNEPVAFKDKIKVKSYPAVEMGDVIWVYMGPTDKKPPLPNFEYTRVPETHRGVTKVIQECNWLQALEGGIDSSHAPILHRQLKENASSEGIQPSTPFVRGGAPTLEVDVTDYGYRYTGIRPLDEDEQYVRGYHFIMPFTQLRPQQIGRAGAPDREMVAGHHWVPIDDHNVMVWNFHYSFGEGEMSERERTMEGSANGWPYVDQVTFRAQGNIRNAWLIDRDVQKTETFTGITGINAQDRAVQESMGLIVDRSREHLGPADSAVIAMRKLVMEAARDVAEGADPRGARSTTYYAARAIEKVFDAKRPWREVLLPEMYPEDVPTAG; from the coding sequence ATGCTGACGAGGGAAGAAAACGAACAGGTAACGAGGGTGGGCGCCGGCACGCTCATGGGCGATGCGCTGCGGCGCTACTGGCTCCCGACCTTGCTCACGCGAGAGTTGCCGGAGCCGGACTGCACGCCGGTCCGCTTGCGGCTGCTCGGCGAGGACCTTGTGGCGTTCCGGGACACCAACGGCGAGATCGGCATCCTGGACGAGAACTGCCCCCATCGGCTTGCGTCGCTGTGGCTGGGCCGCAACGAGGAGGCGGGGCTGCGCTGCGTCTACCACGGCTGGAAGTTTGACGTCCACGGCAACTGCATTGAGCAGATGAACGAGCCCGTTGCATTCAAGGACAAGATCAAGGTCAAGTCCTACCCCGCCGTCGAAATGGGCGACGTCATCTGGGTCTACATGGGTCCGACCGACAAGAAGCCCCCGCTGCCCAACTTCGAGTACACCCGCGTTCCGGAGACCCACCGCGGCGTGACCAAGGTCATCCAGGAATGCAACTGGTTGCAGGCCCTGGAGGGCGGCATCGACAGCTCCCATGCGCCCATCCTGCACCGTCAGCTCAAGGAGAATGCCAGTTCCGAGGGCATCCAGCCCTCGACGCCCTTTGTGCGCGGCGGCGCGCCCACCCTGGAGGTGGACGTGACCGACTACGGCTACCGCTACACCGGCATTCGCCCACTGGACGAGGACGAGCAGTACGTGCGTGGGTACCACTTCATCATGCCCTTCACGCAGTTGCGGCCGCAGCAGATTGGCCGCGCCGGCGCGCCGGACCGCGAGATGGTCGCGGGTCACCACTGGGTCCCCATCGACGACCACAACGTGATGGTCTGGAACTTCCACTACAGCTTTGGCGAAGGGGAGATGTCGGAGCGAGAACGGACGATGGAAGGCTCCGCCAACGGTTGGCCCTATGTCGACCAGGTGACCTTCCGCGCCCAGGGCAACATCCGCAACGCCTGGCTGATTGACCGAGATGTCCAGAAGACCGAGACCTTCACCGGTATCACGGGCATCAATGCCCAGGACCGGGCCGTGCAGGAAAGCATGGGCCTGATCGTCGACCGCTCCCGTGAACACCTTGGCCCGGCGGACTCTGCCGTCATCGCAATGCGCAAGCTGGTCATGGAAGCGGCCCGTGACGTGGCCGAGGGCGCAGACCCGCGCGGCGCTCGTTCCACCACGTACTACGCCGCGCGCGCAATTGAGAAGGTGTTCGACGCCAAGCGGCCGTGGCGCGAGGTGCTGTTGCCGGAGATGTACCCGGAGGACGTCCCAACGGCAGGGTAA
- a CDS encoding ABC transporter substrate-binding protein, translating into MRKGNSAPFPPRVLAVLVSLALAVAMAAACGGDDVGSGADSTSTTTASSSTSAAAPTDSGTSSMTMAQPDPTAAASMPDTSSSGDAMMGPKVDRVVVGAQQPTLLSNNVGKGLSPQSQIQLVPMYEYMIGTDAQTGALVPQLATEWSVEPNGQDFRIKLRAGVRFHGDNGTLSWRDIERTLMELSADDSEHTHARDYRKATIEPVSDLEFIWKLTTPVAEQVRRFSEQVGGLEIMSATDYEKTGPPDFDTGPTAGTAGYEFVSRTQNVGIVFKAVDYDHWRRNPDFPELEIRWMNEESTRLASLLTAEIHITQLGADSTEQASVQGMKVETGTLPGARIFGAFQGGYLDIGYSFYEAKNTPCGYVHCDSPFLDPRVRKAMNKAIDKSVLNDAFFRNAAQNMIIQAIPENSPAFNSAWRDAYDAEYGYDPAAAHALLDMAGYDDNNPLEIIVDAGRVAAYPQAQDVKEAMAGMWNDIGIKTDLQVVDSAVQRPRSRALDLKNWTGLTATASFDVQSFRVHHAARTPRGGGFEPIEIHELINTLQVTMDTNRQDELLREIGDIAFPLHIAINLFWVPPQIVLNTEFVESWAWPGNVSGLWSHFDLIRANKG; encoded by the coding sequence TTGAGAAAAGGCAACTCTGCACCATTCCCGCCCCGGGTTCTTGCCGTCCTTGTGTCCCTGGCCCTCGCCGTGGCCATGGCTGCGGCGTGCGGCGGTGACGATGTCGGCTCCGGCGCGGACTCGACGTCGACCACAACGGCATCCTCGTCCACTTCGGCCGCCGCGCCCACGGACAGCGGCACTAGCAGCATGACCATGGCGCAGCCCGATCCCACGGCCGCTGCCTCCATGCCGGACACCTCGTCCTCAGGCGACGCCATGATGGGCCCCAAGGTGGACCGCGTAGTTGTGGGGGCGCAGCAACCGACCCTCCTCTCCAACAACGTAGGCAAGGGACTCTCGCCCCAGTCCCAGATCCAGCTCGTCCCAATGTATGAATACATGATCGGCACGGACGCCCAGACCGGCGCGCTGGTGCCGCAGCTGGCAACGGAGTGGTCCGTGGAGCCGAATGGGCAGGACTTCCGCATCAAGCTGCGCGCGGGCGTCCGCTTCCACGGCGACAACGGCACTCTCTCCTGGCGCGACATCGAGCGCACCTTGATGGAGCTATCCGCCGACGACTCGGAGCACACCCACGCCCGCGACTACCGCAAGGCCACTATCGAGCCGGTGAGCGACCTGGAGTTCATCTGGAAGCTCACCACGCCGGTCGCCGAGCAGGTCCGCAGGTTCTCGGAGCAGGTGGGGGGCCTCGAGATCATGAGCGCGACCGACTATGAGAAGACCGGGCCTCCGGACTTCGACACCGGCCCAACGGCCGGCACTGCGGGGTACGAGTTCGTCAGCCGCACCCAGAACGTCGGGATCGTCTTCAAGGCGGTCGACTACGACCATTGGCGCCGCAACCCCGACTTCCCGGAGCTGGAAATCCGCTGGATGAACGAGGAGTCCACCCGCCTGGCATCGCTGCTGACCGCCGAGATCCACATCACCCAGCTCGGCGCGGACAGCACGGAGCAAGCCTCGGTGCAAGGCATGAAAGTTGAGACAGGCACGCTGCCCGGCGCCCGCATCTTTGGCGCATTCCAGGGCGGTTACCTCGACATCGGTTACAGCTTCTACGAGGCGAAAAACACGCCGTGCGGGTATGTCCACTGTGATTCGCCGTTCCTGGACCCGCGTGTCCGCAAAGCCATGAACAAGGCCATCGACAAGTCGGTCCTGAACGACGCCTTCTTCCGCAACGCGGCCCAGAACATGATCATCCAGGCCATCCCGGAGAACAGCCCCGCCTTCAATTCCGCGTGGCGCGACGCCTACGATGCGGAATACGGCTATGACCCCGCGGCCGCCCACGCCCTGCTGGACATGGCCGGCTATGACGATAACAACCCGCTGGAGATCATCGTGGACGCGGGCCGCGTGGCCGCCTACCCCCAGGCCCAGGACGTGAAGGAAGCCATGGCCGGCATGTGGAACGACATTGGCATCAAGACGGACCTGCAGGTGGTGGACTCGGCAGTCCAGCGGCCGCGGTCTCGCGCGCTGGATCTGAAGAACTGGACGGGCCTGACGGCCACCGCCTCCTTTGACGTGCAGAGCTTCCGCGTCCACCATGCCGCCCGCACGCCCAGGGGCGGCGGCTTTGAGCCGATAGAGATCCACGAGCTGATCAACACCCTGCAGGTCACCATGGACACCAACCGGCAGGACGAGCTGCTGCGGGAGATTGGCGACATCGCCTTCCCGCTGCACATCGCCATCAACCTCTTCTGGGTGCCGCCGCAGATCGTGCTGAACACGGAGTTCGTCGAGAGTTGGGCGTGGCCGGGCAACGTCTCGGGCCTCTGGAGCCACTTCGACCTCATCCGGGCAAACAAGGGCTAG
- a CDS encoding ABC transporter substrate-binding protein — MRHSLLVRLMTLMVIVALTLVAVAACGGDDEETTTTSGSSTTTATDTSSSSSSAAAPTAAPAASTTDAMPADDAMMEPVVDVVVIGAIAPALISNNVGRGLGVQDHIQVKPMYEYLIGTDPISGELVPQLAESWAIEPNGQDFRVKLRDGIPFHNGAGTLTYRDVEFTVNEFGAEDATHPHARNYRTVEIEAISDLEFIWKLPRPLAEQERRMSEHIGGMEIMSVADYEALGEEFVTSRPLAGTNGYQFESREQESYIRFERIPDEHWRHTPEFASLEYRWTNEESTRLAGLLAGEIHITQLGADSTELVQRDGFRVEQGGLPGQRIFGAFKGGYLDTTYTRYEAQGTPCGYVHCDSPFVDPNVRKAMNKAIDKDALNQAFFRGAGVNMIMSGIPEDSPAFNPAWRDAYDAEYGFDPAAAHTLLEMSGYGPSNPLEITVQVIPVGGYPQAPDVMEAMAGMWNDAGISTTIDQTPAATFRGSQQALEFSNYMSLFSGAPINIQSFRVHNSNIPPRGGGFEYLEISDLIHQVQATMGEDAQNVILRQIGDIAFPAHIAVKLFYIPPQIVLNPDVVESWKWPGNIAGLWSHFDQIRAVKK; from the coding sequence ATGAGGCACAGCTTGCTGGTACGGCTCATGACGCTCATGGTGATCGTTGCCCTGACGCTCGTCGCCGTGGCGGCGTGCGGCGGTGACGACGAGGAGACCACCACCACGTCGGGGTCGTCGACGACGACCGCCACGGACACATCGTCGAGCAGCTCATCAGCGGCCGCGCCGACCGCCGCCCCGGCAGCGTCGACCACTGACGCCATGCCGGCAGACGACGCGATGATGGAGCCCGTCGTCGACGTGGTCGTCATCGGGGCCATCGCGCCCGCCCTGATTTCCAACAACGTGGGCCGCGGCCTGGGCGTGCAGGACCACATCCAGGTCAAGCCGATGTATGAGTACCTCATCGGCACCGACCCCATCAGCGGCGAGCTGGTGCCGCAACTCGCAGAGTCGTGGGCCATCGAGCCCAATGGGCAGGACTTCCGCGTCAAGCTGCGGGATGGAATCCCCTTCCACAACGGCGCGGGAACGTTGACCTACCGCGACGTTGAATTCACGGTGAACGAGTTTGGCGCGGAGGATGCCACGCACCCTCACGCCCGCAACTACCGCACGGTGGAGATCGAGGCCATCTCCGATCTTGAGTTCATTTGGAAGCTTCCCCGCCCTCTTGCCGAGCAGGAGCGGCGGATGTCGGAGCACATCGGCGGCATGGAGATCATGAGCGTTGCGGACTATGAGGCGCTGGGAGAAGAGTTTGTCACCTCCCGCCCCCTCGCCGGCACCAACGGCTACCAGTTTGAGAGCCGTGAGCAGGAGTCCTACATCCGGTTCGAACGCATTCCCGATGAGCACTGGCGCCATACGCCGGAGTTTGCCAGCCTGGAGTACCGGTGGACGAATGAGGAGTCGACCCGGCTGGCAGGCCTGCTGGCCGGTGAGATCCACATCACGCAGCTCGGCGCCGACTCGACGGAGCTCGTCCAGAGGGACGGCTTCCGCGTGGAACAGGGCGGCCTGCCGGGTCAGCGCATCTTCGGCGCCTTCAAGGGCGGCTACCTGGACACGACGTACACACGCTATGAGGCCCAGGGGACGCCATGCGGCTACGTCCACTGTGACTCGCCCTTTGTCGACCCCAACGTACGGAAGGCCATGAACAAGGCCATCGACAAGGACGCCTTGAACCAGGCGTTCTTCCGCGGCGCCGGCGTGAACATGATCATGTCTGGCATTCCAGAGGACAGCCCGGCCTTCAATCCGGCGTGGCGTGACGCCTATGACGCGGAGTACGGGTTCGATCCGGCCGCAGCCCACACCCTGCTGGAGATGTCAGGCTATGGGCCCAGCAACCCGCTGGAAATCACTGTGCAGGTGATCCCGGTCGGCGGATACCCGCAGGCGCCGGACGTCATGGAGGCTATGGCGGGCATGTGGAACGACGCCGGCATCTCGACGACGATTGACCAGACCCCCGCGGCCACGTTCAGGGGGTCGCAGCAGGCGCTGGAGTTCAGCAACTACATGTCCCTTTTCAGCGGGGCGCCCATCAACATCCAGAGCTTCCGCGTGCACAACAGCAACATCCCCCCGCGCGGCGGCGGCTTTGAGTACCTGGAGATATCAGACCTCATCCACCAAGTGCAGGCGACGATGGGTGAGGACGCCCAGAACGTCATCCTGCGGCAGATAGGCGACATCGCCTTCCCGGCGCACATCGCTGTGAAACTCTTCTACATCCCGCCGCAGATCGTCCTGAACCCGGACGTTGTGGAGAGCTGGAAGTGGCCCGGCAACATTGCAGGCCTGTGGAGCCACTTCGACCAGATCAGGGCGGTCAAGAAGTAG